The DNA sequence TTGATAATGGACATTTTTGCCTGCAGTGCCCGCAGCAGAGAGGGTAAGCTGCAGGTGGAGCTTGCACAGCTGGAATACCTGCTGCCGAGGCTTTCTGGAAGAGGAACGGCACTGTCACGTTTGGGCGGCGGCATTGGTACACGAGGCCCCGGTGAAACCAAACTGGAAACCGACCGCCGTCATATCCGTGGCCGTATCCGTTCCCTGCAGGTACAGCTGGAAGAAGTGGAGAAACACCGGCAGCAGATAGAACGCCGCCGGCGAAAAGACGGTGTAGTCACAGCGGCACTGGTGGGATATACCAACGCCGGGAAAAGCACACTGATGAATGCGCTGACAGACGCGGGTGTGCTGGCGGAGGACCGCCTTTTCGCTACGCTGGACCCAACAGCCCGGGCGCTGCGCCTGCCAAATGGATTTTCTGTTATGCTGATAGACACCGTCGGGCTGGTGCGCCGACTGCCGCATCAGTTGGTAAAGGCGTTTCGGTCTACGCTGGAGCAGGCCGCGCAGGCGGATATCCTTTTAAACGTCTGTGATGCTTCCAGCCCAGAAGCACAGACACACCTGAAGGTGACCAGCGACCTGCTGACAGGACTGGGCTGTACAGGGAAAATGCTGCCGGTGCTTAACAAATGTGACCAAGTGCCGGGGCTGACAGGCCTGCCGCAGATAGGGCAGGGCATACGCATCAGTGCCAAAACAGGGGAGGGCATTCCGAATCTGCTGCAGGCAATACAGGATGCGCTGCCGGTACAGGTGCGCCGTGTGCAGCTGCTGCTGCCATTTTCACAGAGCGGACTTGCCGCTCGTGTGCGGGAGCAGGGAACAGTGCTGCAGGAGAAATATACATCGGAGGGACTGGCGCTGGAAGCTTTTGTCGGGCCGGCACTTTTCCCCGCGGTACAGCCATTCCTGCAAACGAACAGCATCACAAAAGCCTAAACTTTAATCACTCGGTAAAAACCGTTTTTATATAAAATAGAGATCCACTGCGGAAACGGCTTGTTCGCACGATATGGTGCGGTGCACGCTGATGTGGCTATTCTGTATGACCGCGAAAACCGCTGGGCGATTGATGATGCCTGTGACCCGCGGAACAACGGCACCAGGAAGGTTTGCTGCAAAAGCTGTACAAAATATTTGGAAGATGAAATAAAACAGAATCGTTCTTTTATTATACTGTGCTCAATAAACATTTGTTGCCGGTGCTGATTTTCTTCCTGCTGTTTCAGAAGAACTTTATCCAAGGAATACTCAGCGGTGCCGTCAAAGGCTGAACCTTGTTTTTCCGAAAAGAATGCCCTCTGTACAAGCTTTATTGCTGCACAGAGGGCATTTTGCTGTCGTTCTGCGGAAAAACAGCTTTGTATACCTTTACTGTATTTTCTTGCAGAATTACGGCTGCAAAGCCTTTTCAATTTCTCCAACGAACAGAATATGGTAGTCTTTGTTTGGATACCAGCGAGTATCCAAAGAGGAATCCACCAGGCCGTGCGGGTCCATTGGTTGGCGGTACAGTTTCCGGCATACCAGCGTCAGCTTTGCCTGCTGAAATACCGGTACCTTCGTGCCGGGCACCAGTGTCAGACCGGCCGCGGCGATTTTTTCGTTTTCACCGCCGGAGTGACTGCCGCAGTAGTTAAGGGCGGGGCGGTATTTTTCATCAAAGAAGCTGAGTGTCCAGTGGTCGGCCTTCTCCAAAAAGGTGAGCGTATGGCGCTGTGGGCGGATAACAATGGCGGCAACATTCTTGCCCCACATAACACCCAGTCCGCCCCAGGAGGCGGTCATGGTGCTGCACTTTTCGGGCGAACCGGCACTTACCAGCATCCAGCCCTTTCCGATTTGGTCAAATGGGGCAAACGGCAGTTTTTCTGCGGCAATTTCTTTCATAGGTAAAAAACCTCCATTATGCAGTATTTGGTATCTTTTCAGTATAGCACAAATGGGCATGAAAAAAAACGAAAGCCGCCGCCTTCTGAAAAAAGACGGAAACCGAATATTTATGTGAATAATTCTTATTCAAAATTTATAAATATGAATAAATATGCAAAAAAGACTTGTATTTTTTCATTTTAGCGCTATAATATTGCCAACAACAAAAAAACAAGCGGAGGCTACCTATTATGGATAAAACAGCGATTAAAAAGGTTGTACTGGCATATTCCGGCGGGCTGGACACATCTATTATCATTCCGTGGCTGAAAGAGAACTACAATAACTGTGAAGTCATTGCTGTGGCGGCCGACGTTGGCCAAGGCGCGGGCGAACTGGACGGACTGGAGCAGAAGGCAAAGGAAACCGGTGCCAGCAAGCTGTACATTG is a window from the Caproicibacterium lactatifermentans genome containing:
- the hflX gene encoding GTPase HflX translates to MYENKRELPRALLVECDTGEDDAESSLAELYELVRSAGAVPFGAMTQKRPSADAATCVGKGMVQQIADFCEKHHIELLIFDRELTPTQIRNLEEDTSVRVVDRTMLIMDIFACSARSREGKLQVELAQLEYLLPRLSGRGTALSRLGGGIGTRGPGETKLETDRRHIRGRIRSLQVQLEEVEKHRQQIERRRRKDGVVTAALVGYTNAGKSTLMNALTDAGVLAEDRLFATLDPTARALRLPNGFSVMLIDTVGLVRRLPHQLVKAFRSTLEQAAQADILLNVCDASSPEAQTHLKVTSDLLTGLGCTGKMLPVLNKCDQVPGLTGLPQIGQGIRISAKTGEGIPNLLQAIQDALPVQVRRVQLLLPFSQSGLAARVREQGTVLQEKYTSEGLALEAFVGPALFPAVQPFLQTNSITKA
- a CDS encoding flavin reductase is translated as MKEIAAEKLPFAPFDQIGKGWMLVSAGSPEKCSTMTASWGGLGVMWGKNVAAIVIRPQRHTLTFLEKADHWTLSFFDEKYRPALNYCGSHSGGENEKIAAAGLTLVPGTKVPVFQQAKLTLVCRKLYRQPMDPHGLVDSSLDTRWYPNKDYHILFVGEIEKALQP